One stretch of Limnohabitans sp. DNA includes these proteins:
- a CDS encoding ferredoxin--NADP reductase yields the protein MSAFLEERVLSVHHWTDRLFSFTTTRDQALRFSNGHFTMIGLRGDNGKPLLRAYSIASANYEEHLEFLSIKVPDGPLTSKLQHIQVGDTIIVGRKPTGTLLCDYLLPGKNLYLMGTGTGLAPFMSIIRDPETYDRFEKVVLVHGVRQVNELAYHDYITQELPAHEFLGEMVSRQLLYYPTVTREPYKNQGRVTDLIENGKLFADLGLPALHPETDRVMICGSPEMLKDLKRICEARELKEGNTSTPGAFVIERAFAES from the coding sequence ATGAGTGCTTTTCTTGAAGAACGTGTTTTGAGTGTCCACCACTGGACCGACCGCCTGTTCAGCTTCACCACCACCCGCGACCAGGCCCTGCGCTTTTCGAATGGCCACTTCACCATGATTGGGCTGCGTGGCGACAACGGCAAACCGCTGCTGCGCGCCTACTCGATTGCCAGCGCCAACTACGAAGAGCACCTCGAGTTCCTGAGCATCAAGGTGCCTGATGGCCCGCTGACCTCCAAGCTACAGCACATCCAGGTGGGCGACACCATCATCGTGGGCCGCAAACCCACGGGCACTTTGCTGTGCGACTACCTGTTGCCCGGCAAAAACCTGTACCTCATGGGCACCGGCACCGGCTTGGCCCCGTTCATGAGCATCATTCGTGACCCCGAAACTTATGACCGCTTTGAGAAAGTCGTCTTGGTCCACGGCGTGCGCCAAGTCAATGAGCTGGCCTACCACGACTACATCACGCAAGAGCTGCCCGCCCACGAGTTCCTGGGTGAGATGGTCAGCCGCCAGTTGCTGTATTACCCCACGGTGACCCGAGAGCCCTACAAAAACCAGGGCCGCGTCACCGACCTCATCGAAAACGGCAAATTGTTTGCCGACCTGGGCCTGCCGGCGCTGCACCCCGAGACCGATCGTGTCATGATTTGCGGCTCGCCCGAAATGCTCAAGGATCTCAAACGCATCTGTGAAGCGCGTGAGCTGAAGGAAGGCAACACCAGCACCCCCGGGGCCTTTGTCATCGAACGGGCCTTTGCCGAGTCCTGA
- a CDS encoding disulfide bond formation protein B has product MKLSAISPQRWMLLIALSGIGMLVFGLYLQHVVGLNPCPMCIVQRYALIGVVVLALVGWRLLGKGLAATSLLLTLTAGFGAFTAARQSWLQWYPPEVVNCGRDFYGMVENFPLNRAIPMIFKGSGDCSKIDWTLLGGSIANWSFVCFVVFALLGLWVAVQSRQPAA; this is encoded by the coding sequence ATGAAACTGTCCGCCATCTCCCCCCAACGCTGGATGCTGTTGATTGCCTTGTCAGGCATCGGCATGCTGGTCTTCGGCCTGTATTTGCAGCATGTGGTGGGTCTGAACCCATGTCCCATGTGCATCGTGCAGCGTTATGCCTTGATTGGCGTGGTGGTGTTGGCCTTGGTCGGTTGGCGTTTGCTCGGCAAAGGCTTGGCCGCAACCAGTCTGCTTTTGACACTGACGGCTGGCTTTGGCGCTTTCACCGCCGCCCGGCAAAGCTGGCTACAGTGGTACCCACCCGAGGTGGTGAACTGCGGGCGCGATTTTTACGGCATGGTCGAAAATTTCCCCCTCAACCGCGCCATCCCCATGATCTTCAAAGGCAGCGGCGACTGCAGCAAGATCGACTGGACCTTGTTGGGCGGCTCGATCGCCAACTGGTCATTCGTGTGCTTCGTGGTGTTTGCCCTCTTGGGCCTGTGGGTGGCTGTTCAATCGCGTCAGCCAGCGGCATAA
- the recD gene encoding exodeoxyribonuclease V subunit alpha: protein MNLKKTSRMTNVPAAQMDWLMDLPAQGLTAAQTVQWLNLWTGQGLLRHIDSAFAAQVLRLDAGAAAPLLVAAAVLAHMEGRGHTCLAVAKLCQPPVALLGWPAAAVDGAQGLKALWAHLPATLADWQAALQGHSPSVGVRLADAPDQGQPLVLGGPADAPLLYLRRYAGYEQRVGQSLLQRASAPLAVPEAAAGEWLDRFFVPNPQAPNPQAHNFTDWQKVACAVALRARLSVITGGPGTGKTYTAARLLALLLALHPNGPPLRVALAAPTGKAAARLKQSIDDALTRLTVPADAGLDLSALIARMGPARTLHSLLGARPDTRQFRHHAANRLDVDVLIVDEASMVHLEMMDALLLALPPTARLVLLGDKDQLASVEAGAVLGDLCQDAAAGRYSAATAEYVQHAAGQTLAAEFVLPDPAPVLAQQTVMLRQSRRFKGAIGQLALAVNRGDAVAARDVFVGAASGRDGLVGGLSRSETAPTGQPSALLALQPSSPQAVCALALGEAGKPSYADYLRLLQNGPAEQGAEVSSEIHAQWARSVLQAFERFRILCAVHQGEWGTLALNAAVQKALADTGLLQVKGEWYEGRPVMVTRNDAQLGVFNGDVGVVLPGTEGKPKVWFLDGEALRSVSVMRMAQVDTAFVMTVHKSQGSEFEHTALVLPPGGAEVLSRELVYTGITRARDQFTLVEAEAGLLEAAIHRPSVRASGLAQRWAQPLVKPGAWNTQLA from the coding sequence ATGAACTTGAAAAAAACCTCACGCATGACGAATGTGCCCGCCGCGCAAATGGACTGGCTCATGGACCTGCCCGCCCAAGGCCTGACCGCTGCGCAAACGGTGCAATGGCTGAACCTGTGGACCGGCCAAGGCCTGCTGCGCCACATCGACAGCGCCTTCGCCGCGCAAGTGCTGCGCCTGGATGCCGGGGCTGCTGCGCCTTTGTTGGTGGCAGCGGCCGTGCTCGCCCACATGGAAGGGCGTGGCCACACCTGCCTGGCCGTGGCCAAGCTGTGCCAGCCGCCCGTGGCGCTGCTGGGCTGGCCTGCGGCGGCGGTGGACGGTGCGCAGGGCCTGAAGGCCTTGTGGGCACACCTGCCCGCCACATTGGCAGACTGGCAAGCCGCTTTGCAAGGCCACTCGCCCAGCGTGGGTGTGCGCCTGGCCGATGCCCCTGACCAAGGCCAGCCGCTGGTGTTGGGTGGCCCTGCCGATGCACCGCTTTTGTACCTGCGCCGTTATGCGGGCTACGAGCAGCGCGTGGGCCAAAGCCTGTTGCAGCGCGCCAGCGCGCCACTGGCCGTGCCCGAAGCGGCGGCAGGCGAATGGCTGGACCGTTTCTTTGTGCCCAACCCTCAAGCGCCCAACCCCCAAGCGCACAACTTCACCGATTGGCAGAAAGTGGCTTGCGCTGTGGCGCTGCGCGCGCGGCTGTCGGTCATCACCGGTGGGCCTGGCACCGGCAAGACCTACACCGCCGCCCGTTTGTTGGCGCTGCTGTTGGCGCTGCACCCCAATGGCCCGCCGCTGCGTGTGGCGCTGGCCGCGCCCACCGGCAAGGCGGCGGCGCGCTTGAAGCAATCGATCGACGATGCCCTGACCCGCTTGACCGTGCCTGCCGATGCGGGCTTGGATTTGAGCGCGCTGATCGCCCGCATGGGGCCGGCTCGCACTTTGCATTCGCTGCTGGGGGCGCGGCCCGACACACGCCAGTTTCGCCACCACGCGGCCAACCGGCTCGATGTGGATGTGCTGATCGTGGACGAAGCCTCGATGGTCCACCTGGAAATGATGGACGCGCTGCTGCTGGCCTTGCCGCCTACGGCGCGCTTGGTGCTGTTGGGCGACAAAGACCAGCTCGCCTCGGTCGAAGCCGGGGCGGTGCTGGGCGACCTGTGCCAAGACGCTGCAGCGGGCCGCTACAGCGCGGCCACGGCTGAGTATGTTCAGCACGCAGCCGGTCAGACCCTGGCTGCCGAATTTGTGCTGCCCGATCCAGCCCCCGTGTTGGCCCAGCAAACCGTGATGCTGCGCCAAAGCCGCCGCTTCAAAGGCGCCATTGGCCAGCTCGCTCTGGCGGTGAACCGGGGCGATGCCGTTGCAGCTAGGGACGTTTTTGTAGGAGCGGCCTCTGGCCGCGATGGTTTGGTTGGCGGTTTATCGCGGTCGGAGACCGCTCCTACAGGGCAACCATCTGCCCTGCTGGCCCTCCAGCCGAGCAGCCCCCAAGCCGTTTGCGCACTGGCCCTGGGCGAAGCGGGCAAGCCTTCGTATGCCGATTACCTGCGCCTTTTGCAAAACGGCCCGGCAGAGCAGGGCGCGGAGGTGTCCAGCGAAATCCACGCCCAATGGGCGCGCAGCGTGCTCCAAGCCTTCGAGCGGTTTCGCATTTTGTGCGCGGTGCACCAGGGTGAGTGGGGCACGCTAGCGCTGAATGCTGCGGTGCAAAAAGCCTTGGCCGATACGGGGCTGCTGCAAGTCAAAGGCGAGTGGTACGAGGGGCGGCCCGTCATGGTCACGCGCAACGACGCGCAGCTGGGCGTCTTCAACGGCGACGTGGGCGTGGTGTTGCCGGGCACCGAAGGCAAGCCCAAGGTCTGGTTTTTGGACGGTGAAGCCCTGCGTTCGGTGAGTGTCATGCGCATGGCCCAGGTCGACACCGCGTTTGTCATGACGGTGCACAAAAGCCAGGGCTCAGAGTTCGAGCACACCGCGCTGGTGCTGCCCCCGGGCGGTGCCGAGGTGCTCAGCCGCGAGCTGGTCTACACCGGCATCACCCGGGCCCGCGATCAGTTCACCCTGGTCGAGGCCGAAGCTGGTTTGCTCGAAGCGGCCATTCACCGCCCCAGCGTGCGCGCCAGCGGCTTGGCGCAGAGGTGGGCACAGCCGCTTGTGAAGCCCGGCGCCTGGAACACTCAGCTGGCGTAG
- a CDS encoding aminotransferase class I/II-fold pyridoxal phosphate-dependent enzyme, which produces MKVANAGMGRPDVLAFWFGESDEVTPDIVRQAATDSLQKGETFYSHNLGLPELRQAVSVYMSALHGPIAVDRLAITSGGVNALMLAAQALIDAGDEVACRDALFGPTLTAQALVMGAKSEVRVAAPGGRPVAARHGGAQSRHHARHADADRQLAQQPHGLDTQPR; this is translated from the coding sequence GTGAAGGTCGCCAACGCGGGCATGGGCCGCCCCGATGTGCTGGCCTTTTGGTTTGGTGAATCTGACGAGGTCACCCCCGACATCGTGCGCCAAGCCGCCACCGATTCGCTGCAAAAAGGCGAGACTTTTTATTCGCACAACCTGGGCCTGCCGGAGTTGCGCCAGGCCGTGTCGGTTTACATGTCGGCCCTGCACGGCCCCATTGCCGTAGACCGTTTGGCCATCACCTCGGGCGGCGTGAATGCGCTTATGCTGGCCGCGCAAGCCCTGATCGATGCGGGCGACGAAGTGGCTTGCCGTGACGCCCTGTTTGGCCCAACCTTGACGGCGCAGGCCTTGGTGATGGGTGCGAAATCTGAAGTGCGTGTCGCTGCGCCCGGTGGACGGCCAGTGGCAGCTCGACATGGCGGCGCTCAAAGCCGCCATCACGCCCGCCACGCGGATGCTGATCGTCAACTCGCCCAACAACCCCACGGGCTGGACACTCAGCCGCGCTGA
- a CDS encoding class II glutamine amidotransferase — MCQLMGMSCNNRAATTFSFTGFSARGGRTSDHVDGWGIAFYDGHGCRVFQDDQPASESPLAEYVRNHPIKSRVVVAHVRKATQGDVQAANCHPFQREWLGRTWVFAHNGDLGRFEAPLTCQDMPVGTTDSERAFCTLMSRVRQHFKNRHQPPEWLELAPVLADIVGDLARHGNLNMLLSDGHALYVHCSTHLHQLTRHHPFPKARLVDCDMSLDLGPLNAEGDVMTLLATEPLTIDEPWQTLRTGEFRVYVDGQEVWRHFNPQTQAFAAAERMAL; from the coding sequence ATGTGCCAATTGATGGGCATGAGCTGCAACAACCGTGCAGCCACCACGTTTTCCTTCACTGGTTTTTCCGCAAGGGGCGGGCGCACCTCGGACCATGTCGATGGCTGGGGCATCGCCTTCTACGACGGGCATGGTTGCCGCGTCTTTCAGGACGACCAACCGGCCAGCGAGTCACCGCTGGCCGAATACGTGCGCAACCACCCGATCAAATCTAGGGTGGTGGTGGCGCATGTGCGCAAAGCCACCCAGGGCGATGTGCAAGCGGCCAATTGCCACCCTTTCCAGCGCGAGTGGCTGGGGCGCACCTGGGTGTTTGCGCACAACGGCGACCTGGGCCGCTTTGAAGCCCCGTTGACTTGTCAAGACATGCCCGTGGGCACCACCGACAGCGAACGTGCTTTTTGCACCCTCATGAGCCGCGTGCGTCAACATTTCAAAAACCGGCATCAGCCCCCCGAGTGGTTAGAGCTTGCCCCAGTGTTGGCGGACATCGTGGGCGATCTGGCCCGGCACGGCAACCTCAACATGCTTTTGAGCGACGGCCATGCGCTGTATGTGCATTGCTCGACCCACCTGCACCAGCTGACCCGGCACCATCCGTTTCCCAAGGCAAGGTTGGTGGACTGCGACATGAGCCTGGATCTGGGGCCGCTCAACGCCGAAGGCGACGTCATGACCTTGCTGGCCACCGAACCTTTGACCATTGATGAGCCCTGGCAAACCTTGCGTACCGGCGAATTCCGTGTCTATGTCGACGGCCAGGAGGTCTGGCGTCACTTCAACCCGCAAACACAAGCCTTTGCCGCAGCCGAGCGCATGGCGCTCTAG
- a CDS encoding aspartate/glutamate racemase family protein, giving the protein MRKIGLIGGMSWESTALYYQHINREVAQRHGGLRSGRVHLISLDFQEIADLQKQGDWPRMTEILQTAARQLESSGAEVLLICTNTMHRISQEVQSVTGLPLLHIADVTADAILAAGLHKVGLLGTRFTMEQTFMRDRLAARGIECVVPDEPGRIEVHRVIFEELCRGVVRDDSRQKLIALVRELAAKGAQGVILGCTELTMILQPGDGGLPSFDTTELHAMAAVDFSLS; this is encoded by the coding sequence ATGAGAAAAATCGGATTGATCGGGGGCATGAGCTGGGAATCGACGGCGCTTTACTACCAGCACATCAACCGCGAAGTGGCCCAGCGCCACGGCGGTCTGCGCTCGGGGCGAGTCCACCTCATCAGTCTTGACTTTCAGGAAATTGCCGACTTGCAAAAACAGGGCGACTGGCCCCGCATGACAGAGATTTTGCAAACGGCGGCGCGCCAGCTCGAAAGCAGCGGTGCCGAGGTCTTGCTCATTTGCACCAATACCATGCACCGCATCTCGCAGGAGGTCCAGTCGGTGACCGGATTGCCATTGCTGCACATTGCCGACGTGACGGCAGACGCGATTTTGGCTGCTGGTTTGCACAAGGTGGGTCTGCTGGGCACTCGTTTCACCATGGAGCAAACCTTCATGCGCGACCGCCTGGCCGCAAGGGGCATCGAATGTGTCGTGCCCGATGAGCCCGGACGCATCGAGGTGCACCGGGTCATTTTTGAAGAGCTTTGCAGGGGCGTGGTGCGGGACGACTCTCGCCAAAAACTCATAGCCCTGGTGCGAGAGCTGGCGGCCAAGGGGGCACAAGGCGTGATTTTGGGCTGCACCGAGCTGACCATGATCTTGCAGCCCGGTGACGGCGGCTTGCCCAGCTTTGACACCACGGAACTGCACGCCATGGCGGCGGTGGATTTCTCATTGTCCTGA
- a CDS encoding Lrp/AsnC family transcriptional regulator: MKQKLDAIDRKLLELLQKGSDMPINELATAVHLTPTPCWRRIQRLKELGVISQQVALVDRQKVNLGVTVFVAVRTRDHDLPWLERFRATVQAIEEIVEVYRMSGDVDYLLRVVVPDIAAYDQVYKKLIQQVPLSDVSSSFAMEELKYTTAVPLSYAAG, encoded by the coding sequence ATGAAACAGAAATTAGACGCAATAGATCGAAAATTACTGGAGTTGCTGCAAAAGGGCAGCGACATGCCGATCAACGAGTTGGCCACCGCCGTGCACCTGACGCCCACGCCTTGCTGGCGACGCATTCAACGGCTCAAGGAGCTGGGCGTGATCTCGCAGCAGGTGGCCCTGGTGGATCGGCAAAAGGTGAATCTGGGGGTGACGGTGTTTGTGGCGGTGCGCACGCGTGACCACGATCTGCCTTGGCTGGAGAGGTTTCGAGCCACGGTGCAGGCCATTGAGGAAATCGTCGAGGTCTACCGCATGAGTGGTGATGTGGACTACCTGCTGCGGGTGGTGGTGCCCGACATTGCCGCTTATGACCAGGTGTACAAAAAGTTGATTCAGCAGGTGCCGCTGTCAGATGTGAGTTCGAGCTTTGCCATGGAGGAACTCAAATACACCACCGCAGTGCCACTCAGTTATGCCGCTGGCTGA
- a CDS encoding ribbon-helix-helix protein, CopG family: MTNLTISLDENLVKQARIKAIQEGTSLSAKVREMLSAYVRQDMPTAPLVIPKLPTGGSGGLLPGIDPCSNRSMFDAIDAAEYKFPT, translated from the coding sequence ATGACCAATCTGACCATTTCGCTCGACGAAAACCTCGTCAAACAAGCCCGCATCAAGGCCATTCAAGAAGGCACCTCGCTGAGCGCCAAGGTGCGCGAGATGCTGTCGGCCTATGTGCGGCAGGACATGCCCACTGCGCCATTGGTGATCCCCAAACTGCCGACCGGAGGCAGCGGCGGTTTGCTGCCAGGCATCGACCCCTGCAGCAACCGCTCCATGTTCGATGCCATAGACGCCGCTGAGTACAAATTTCCAACATGA
- a CDS encoding oxidative damage protection protein, whose translation MARTVQCIKLGKEAEGLDFPPYPGDLGKRIWEGVSKQAWGDWLKHQTMLVNENRLNLADLRARQYLARQMENHFFGDGADAAQGYVPPAAS comes from the coding sequence ATGGCACGCACCGTTCAATGCATCAAACTCGGCAAAGAAGCTGAGGGTCTGGATTTTCCGCCCTACCCCGGCGATTTGGGCAAGCGCATTTGGGAGGGCGTGAGCAAGCAAGCCTGGGGCGATTGGCTCAAGCACCAGACCATGCTGGTCAATGAAAACCGCCTGAACCTGGCAGATTTGCGCGCCCGCCAATACCTGGCGCGCCAGATGGAAAACCATTTTTTTGGCGACGGTGCCGATGCGGCCCAAGGCTACGTGCCTCCAGCGGCCAGCTGA
- a CDS encoding aminotransferase class I/II-fold pyridoxal phosphate-dependent enzyme gives MAALKAAITPATRMLIVNSPNNPTGWTLSRAEQAEILTHCRSTGTWVLADEVYERLYYETDTANGCAPVVFWMWPEPEDRPGRGA, from the coding sequence ATGGCGGCGCTCAAAGCCGCCATCACGCCCGCCACGCGGATGCTGATCGTCAACTCGCCCAACAACCCCACGGGCTGGACACTCAGCCGCGCTGAGCAGGCCGAGATCTTGACGCACTGCCGCAGCACCGGCACCTGGGTGCTGGCCGACGAGGTGTACGAGCGCCTGTATTACGAAACCGACACCGCCAACGGCTGCGCACCCGTCGTTTTCTGGATGTGGCCTGAGCCGGAAGATCGTCCTGGTCGTGGTGCATAG
- the mnmC gene encoding FAD-dependent 5-carboxymethylaminomethyl-2-thiouridine(34) oxidoreductase MnmC, translated as MSRPADPRRALVIGAGLSGSAVAFSLAQRGWSVTVLDQANGLGAGASGLPAGLAAPHVSPDDNVLSRITTRAGVEATLQRAQTLLQNGTDWDLTGVLEHNVGAKRRLPQDLQGSDASALATPAQIAAAGLPPGTPALWHAHAGWIRPRQLVAAQLQTPGIQVLWGQHVHSLERHGTEWTVRDAQGQPLGQARWVVVASAFDSLDLLQPLPGFAVPLNPLRGQISFGHMTDLSADERRLLPPFPVNGHGSFISGVPTPAGTPGWFIGSTFERECEQAPVRPEDHEANRLRLATLLPDLGEAMNTQFDPARVQGWAGVRCTLPNRLPAVGPIDRERLPGLCLSAGMGARGISLSVLCGELLAAELNHDPLPLPPELSRHLRAERYANPVTSSHQRDGAP; from the coding sequence TTGAGCCGCCCTGCCGACCCTCGCCGGGCACTGGTCATCGGTGCAGGCTTGTCGGGGTCTGCTGTGGCGTTCAGCCTGGCCCAGCGCGGTTGGTCAGTCACCGTCTTGGACCAAGCCAATGGACTGGGTGCAGGGGCATCGGGTTTGCCTGCTGGCCTGGCTGCACCCCATGTTTCACCCGATGACAACGTCCTTTCACGTATCACCACCCGCGCAGGCGTAGAGGCAACACTGCAACGCGCCCAAACCCTGCTGCAAAACGGCACCGACTGGGACCTGACAGGGGTTCTGGAGCACAACGTAGGCGCCAAACGCAGGCTACCTCAGGATCTGCAGGGTTCAGATGCCAGTGCTCTGGCCACCCCTGCCCAAATAGCCGCAGCTGGCCTGCCTCCCGGCACGCCGGCCTTGTGGCATGCGCACGCGGGATGGATTCGGCCGCGCCAATTGGTGGCAGCGCAACTGCAAACACCGGGTATCCAAGTGCTTTGGGGCCAACATGTTCACAGCTTGGAGCGCCATGGCACTGAATGGACCGTGCGCGATGCGCAGGGTCAGCCGCTGGGTCAAGCGCGGTGGGTGGTGGTGGCCAGCGCTTTTGACAGCCTGGACTTGCTGCAGCCCTTGCCGGGTTTTGCGGTGCCGCTCAACCCCTTGCGCGGCCAAATCAGTTTTGGCCACATGACCGATCTGAGTGCGGATGAGCGTCGGCTGCTGCCGCCCTTCCCCGTCAATGGGCACGGCAGCTTCATCAGCGGCGTGCCCACACCCGCTGGCACGCCGGGCTGGTTCATCGGCTCGACTTTTGAGCGCGAATGCGAACAAGCTCCGGTGCGCCCCGAAGACCACGAAGCCAACCGGCTGCGTTTGGCCACGCTCTTGCCCGACTTGGGCGAGGCCATGAACACGCAATTTGATCCGGCCCGGGTGCAAGGCTGGGCGGGCGTTCGCTGCACCTTGCCCAATCGACTGCCAGCTGTGGGTCCCATCGACCGCGAACGCTTGCCGGGTCTGTGCTTGAGCGCCGGCATGGGCGCACGCGGCATCAGCCTGTCGGTGTTATGCGGGGAGTTGCTGGCCGCTGAACTGAACCACGACCCTCTGCCCTTACCGCCCGAACTGAGTCGGCATTTGAGGGCCGAGCGTTACGCCAACCCCGTCACTTCATCGCATCAGCGGGACGGCGCGCCCTGA
- a CDS encoding TA system VapC family ribonuclease toxin translates to MTPDVNLLVAAMRLDHPHHSLAFAHLQSQLQQATKRPLHPSVVLLGTVVSGFIRIVTNAQIFIKPSSLQQAMDFVDALLISPGVVFQSAGSPWPGFRDLCLQAAVTPNLVSDAWIAASVLQLGEVIHTFDRDFKKLLPADNLHLLSR, encoded by the coding sequence ATGACGCCCGACGTCAATCTGTTGGTCGCGGCCATGCGGCTGGATCACCCGCACCATTCACTGGCCTTTGCACATTTGCAGTCTCAACTTCAACAAGCCACAAAACGACCTCTCCATCCGAGCGTCGTTTTGTTGGGAACGGTCGTTTCGGGTTTCATCCGGATTGTGACCAACGCACAGATTTTCATCAAACCCAGCTCTTTGCAGCAAGCCATGGACTTTGTAGATGCGCTGCTCATTTCTCCAGGCGTGGTTTTTCAATCCGCAGGCAGCCCTTGGCCGGGCTTCAGAGACTTGTGCCTTCAAGCGGCTGTCACGCCGAATCTGGTCTCCGATGCCTGGATCGCTGCATCGGTCTTGCAATTGGGCGAGGTGATCCATACCTTCGACCGCGACTTCAAAAAACTCCTCCCTGCCGACAACCTCCATTTGTTAAGCCGCTAG
- the argA gene encoding amino-acid N-acetyltransferase: MSTVFNFTFVPWFRSVAPYIHMHRGKTFVVGIAGEAIAAGKLQNLAQDLALIQSMGVKIVLVHGFRPQVNEQLAAKGHTPQYANGIRITDSVALDCAQEAAGQLRYEIEAAFSQGLPNTPMAGSTVRVISGNFITARPVGIVDGVDFIHSGLVRKVDVDGIMRTLDMGAMVLLSPFGFSPTGEAFNLSMEEVATSVAAELQADKLIFVTEVPGIRIEPNAPASEDNPIDTELPLAAAKQLLASLPPPTEPTDIGFYLQHCVKACEEGVERSHILPFAVDGALLLEVYVHDGIGTMVIDEKLEELREATSDDVGGILQLIEPFEKDGTLVKRDRTEIERDIDHYTIIDHDGVIFACAALYPYPESKTAEMAALTVSPQSQGQGDGEKVLKRIEQRARAMGVKSIFVLTTRTMHWFIKRGFVQQDPDWLPEARKRKYNWDRKSQVLVKKL; encoded by the coding sequence ATGTCCACAGTTTTCAATTTCACCTTCGTGCCCTGGTTCCGGTCGGTGGCGCCTTACATCCACATGCACCGGGGCAAGACCTTTGTGGTGGGCATCGCGGGCGAGGCGATTGCGGCGGGCAAGCTGCAAAACCTGGCGCAAGATCTGGCCCTGATCCAGAGCATGGGCGTGAAGATCGTGCTGGTTCACGGCTTTCGCCCGCAGGTCAACGAACAACTGGCAGCCAAAGGCCACACGCCCCAATACGCCAACGGTATCCGCATCACCGACAGTGTGGCGCTGGACTGCGCCCAAGAGGCAGCAGGCCAGCTGCGCTACGAGATCGAGGCGGCCTTTAGCCAGGGCCTGCCCAACACGCCCATGGCGGGCTCCACGGTGCGAGTGATTTCGGGCAACTTCATCACCGCACGGCCGGTGGGCATTGTCGATGGCGTGGATTTCATCCACTCGGGTCTGGTGCGCAAGGTGGACGTGGACGGCATCATGCGCACGCTGGACATGGGCGCGATGGTGCTGCTCTCGCCCTTTGGCTTTTCGCCGACGGGCGAGGCGTTCAACCTGTCCATGGAAGAAGTGGCCACCAGCGTGGCCGCCGAGTTGCAGGCAGACAAGTTGATTTTTGTGACCGAGGTGCCCGGCATCCGCATCGAGCCCAATGCCCCGGCCAGTGAGGACAACCCCATTGACACCGAACTGCCATTGGCCGCGGCCAAGCAGTTGTTGGCTTCGCTGCCGCCCCCCACCGAGCCCACCGACATCGGCTTTTATTTGCAGCACTGCGTGAAGGCCTGCGAAGAAGGCGTGGAGCGCTCGCACATCCTGCCCTTTGCGGTGGACGGCGCTTTGTTGCTGGAGGTGTATGTGCACGACGGCATTGGCACCATGGTCATCGATGAAAAACTCGAAGAGCTGCGCGAAGCCACCTCGGACGACGTGGGCGGCATCTTGCAATTGATTGAGCCGTTCGAGAAAGACGGCACCTTGGTCAAGCGCGACCGCACCGAGATCGAACGCGACATCGACCACTACACCATCATTGACCACGACGGTGTGATCTTTGCCTGCGCCGCGCTCTACCCCTACCCCGAGAGCAAAACGGCCGAGATGGCGGCGCTCACCGTCTCGCCCCAGTCGCAAGGTCAAGGCGACGGTGAAAAGGTGCTCAAGCGCATCGAACAACGGGCACGCGCCATGGGGGTCAAAAGCATCTTTGTGCTGACCACCCGCACTATGCACTGGTTCATCAAGCGCGGCTTTGTTCAGCAAGATCCCGACTGGCTCCCCGAAGCGCGAAAGCGCAAATACAACTGGGACCGCAAGAGCCAGGTGCTGGTCAAGAAGCTCTGA